The Kitasatospora sp. NBC_00374 genome has a segment encoding these proteins:
- a CDS encoding sensor histidine kinase, which yields MTRTTAAVRAAHQRIADRPRLVDVALGCGLTLFDIATLLDRRPAPPGWGLALWGAQTVPLIWRRTCPRAVLAAMTGLYVAFQWLSPIQGKIPGPFLLMIGIHAVARYTPASRSLPGTLLCLAVALATDALTGHWQTPQLGSVEPISATTFCFFFALAWTLGYGRQRIGTDAHRLRHLNQRLKAEQEFNARQAVITERARIARDLHDVVAHHVSAIALQARAAEDVMQDDPLLAGKSIGHIAQTADTALIEMRRILGLLSPREQELTPEPSLTHLDHLIGAAHAAGCRVASEVEIRALSTLAAGMQVTAYRIIQEALTNVLKHAGPVDVRIAVRGDDSSLTIEIENDPAPPGHRPVPGSGRGLIGVRERVTTFGGVLEAGPRTEGGWRLHAVLSAKTPQPAETS from the coding sequence ATGACCAGGACCACGGCGGCCGTACGAGCCGCCCACCAACGGATCGCCGACCGTCCACGACTCGTGGACGTCGCGCTCGGCTGCGGGCTGACCCTGTTCGACATCGCCACGCTGCTCGACCGCAGACCCGCCCCGCCCGGCTGGGGCCTGGCGCTGTGGGGAGCACAGACCGTCCCGCTGATATGGAGACGGACATGCCCCCGAGCCGTCCTGGCGGCCATGACGGGTCTGTACGTGGCGTTCCAGTGGCTCAGCCCCATCCAGGGGAAGATACCCGGGCCGTTCCTGCTCATGATCGGCATTCATGCCGTTGCCCGCTACACACCGGCCTCCAGGAGTCTCCCGGGCACGCTGCTCTGCCTCGCGGTAGCCCTGGCGACCGATGCGCTCACCGGACACTGGCAGACTCCGCAGCTCGGATCGGTCGAGCCGATCAGCGCCACGACGTTCTGCTTCTTCTTCGCTCTGGCCTGGACCCTGGGATACGGCCGGCAGCGGATCGGCACCGACGCCCACCGGTTGCGCCACCTGAACCAGCGTCTCAAAGCCGAGCAGGAGTTCAACGCCCGACAGGCGGTGATCACCGAGCGGGCCCGCATCGCCCGCGACCTGCACGACGTGGTCGCCCACCACGTGAGCGCCATCGCCCTACAGGCACGCGCCGCCGAGGACGTCATGCAGGACGATCCGCTCCTCGCAGGGAAGAGCATCGGCCACATCGCGCAGACCGCGGACACCGCGCTCATCGAGATGCGGCGCATCCTCGGGCTGCTGTCACCCCGGGAGCAGGAGCTCACGCCCGAGCCGTCCCTCACCCATCTCGACCACCTCATCGGCGCCGCCCACGCGGCGGGCTGCCGGGTGGCCTCCGAAGTGGAGATCCGGGCACTCTCCACCCTTGCCGCAGGAATGCAGGTGACGGCCTACCGGATCATCCAGGAAGCACTGACGAACGTGCTCAAGCACGCAGGACCGGTCGACGTACGGATCGCCGTGCGCGGCGACGACTCGTCCCTCACGATCGAGATCGAGAACGACCCTGCCCCACCGGGCCACCGGCCCGTCCCCGGATCCGGCCGCGGGCTCATCGGCGTACGCGAACGCGTCACGACCTTCGGCGGCGTGCTGGAGGCCGGACCGCGTACCGAGGGAGGCTGGCGGCTGCACGCCGTCCTGTCCGCGAAAACACCTCAGCCGGCGGAGACCTCATGA
- a CDS encoding response regulator, whose protein sequence is MTVRVLLADDQEIVRTALRLVIDRREGLSVIGEASDGEQATALATELQPDVVLMDVRMPGMTGVEATRRITTTWPGPGQAPRIVVLTTFDLDEYVHAALHAGASGFLLKNSTPDQLAHAIRAAADGEPVLAPSVTRRLISTVTALPPALLPSPPTPSPDERSPTDLLTERELQVLVLVAQGLSNARIASALDLTEANVKSRVNRILTRLGLDNRVQAAVLAHRTGLLATTRMPPET, encoded by the coding sequence ATGACCGTACGAGTGCTCCTCGCCGACGACCAGGAGATCGTCCGGACCGCACTCCGCCTGGTCATCGACCGCCGTGAGGGCCTCTCCGTCATCGGTGAGGCATCCGACGGGGAACAGGCCACGGCCCTGGCGACCGAGCTCCAGCCCGACGTCGTGCTCATGGACGTCCGCATGCCCGGCATGACCGGAGTCGAGGCCACCCGGCGCATCACCACCACCTGGCCCGGCCCCGGACAGGCCCCGCGCATCGTCGTCCTCACCACCTTCGACCTCGACGAGTACGTACACGCGGCCCTGCACGCCGGCGCCAGCGGCTTCCTGCTGAAGAACAGCACCCCTGACCAACTGGCCCACGCCATCCGCGCCGCCGCCGACGGCGAACCCGTACTCGCCCCGAGCGTCACGCGCCGGCTCATCAGCACCGTCACCGCCCTACCGCCGGCGCTCCTCCCCAGCCCTCCCACCCCCTCACCGGACGAACGCTCGCCGACCGACCTGCTCACCGAGCGTGAACTCCAGGTACTGGTGCTGGTCGCCCAGGGCCTGTCCAACGCCCGGATCGCCTCAGCCCTCGACCTGACCGAGGCGAACGTCAAAAGCCGCGTCAACCGCATCCTCACCCGCCTCGGCCTCGACAACCGCGTCCAGGCCGCAGTCCTCGCCCACAGGACGGGACTCCTCGCAACCACCCGAATGCCACCCGAAACCTGA